One window of Kosmotoga arenicorallina S304 genomic DNA carries:
- a CDS encoding ATP-binding protein has protein sequence NLVFSEWIKIFHDKALTMALLDRITHNALILNMSGRSYRRRDVLNT, from the coding sequence AATCTCGTGTTCTCAGAATGGATAAAGATTTTCCATGACAAAGCCCTTACCATGGCATTGTTAGACAGAATTACGCACAACGCTTTGATTCTCAATATGTCTGGAAGAAGTTACCGAAGAAGAGATGTTTTGAATACCTGA